Proteins encoded within one genomic window of Corvus moneduloides isolate bCorMon1 chromosome 20, bCorMon1.pri, whole genome shotgun sequence:
- the LOC116454116 gene encoding uncharacterized protein LOC116454116 isoform X3 — MNDEGWAAGAQRSIHLHSLASLQGQDGNSAALTVQPWREKGSALSCGLGHSGSAEPWAAQDQEQSGPSVSLDVFFHHLGIFQLGFRGLPG, encoded by the exons ATGAACGATGAGGGATGGGCTGCTGGCGCCCAGCGCTCCATCCACCTCCACAGCCTCGCATCCCTGCAAGGACAGGACGGGAATTCTGCCGCTCTCACTGTCCAGCCTTGGCGGGAGAAGGGCTCGGCGTTGTCCTGTGGGCTGGGACACTCTGGatctgcagagccctgggctgCTCAG GACCAAGAGCAGAGCGGGCCCTCTGTCtccctggatgtgtttttcCATCATCTGGgcattttccagctgggattcAGG
- the LOC116454116 gene encoding uncharacterized protein LOC116454116 isoform X2, with amino-acid sequence MNDEGWAAGAQRSIHLHSLASLQGQDGNSAALTVQPWREKGSALSCGLGHSGSAEPWAAQDQEQSGPSVSLDVFFHHLGIFQLGFRPGTSRKGDAGHPRSLQHNSCGSHPLQAPRWTSGSCQTFPPRWNSALPLTVAFLPSWESFPRREPGPSPSAERGSECGIMASETS; translated from the exons ATGAACGATGAGGGATGGGCTGCTGGCGCCCAGCGCTCCATCCACCTCCACAGCCTCGCATCCCTGCAAGGACAGGACGGGAATTCTGCCGCTCTCACTGTCCAGCCTTGGCGGGAGAAGGGCTCGGCGTTGTCCTGTGGGCTGGGACACTCTGGatctgcagagccctgggctgCTCAG GACCAAGAGCAGAGCGGGCCCTCTGTCtccctggatgtgtttttcCATCATCTGGgcattttccagctgggattcAGG CCCGGCACCAGCAGGAAAGGTGACGCTGGGCATCCCCGGAGCCTCCAGCACAATTCCTGCGGCTCTCACCCACTCCAGGCTCCCCGCTGGACATCGGGATCATGCCAGACCTTCCCTCCCCGCTGGAACTCTGCCCTCCCATTAACCGtggcttttctcccttcctggGAATCTTTTCCAAGGAGGGAGCCGGGGCCGAGCCCATCTGCTGAGAGGGGCAGTGAATGTGGGATAATGGCCTCAGAAACGTCCTGA